In Antechinus flavipes isolate AdamAnt ecotype Samford, QLD, Australia chromosome 3, AdamAnt_v2, whole genome shotgun sequence, a genomic segment contains:
- the PRKRA gene encoding interferon-inducible double-stranded RNA-dependent protein kinase activator A isoform X1: MPQGGLHPAAPPPAPQDSGTFRLGKMITAKPGKTPIQVLHEYGMKTNNVPVYEFERADGHANTPSFTFRVTVGDITCSGEGSSKKMAKHKAAEAAIGHLKANASLCFAVPDPMAPDPSKQPKNQANPIGSLQELAIQHGWRLPEYTLSQEGGPAHKKEFTTICRLESFIETGKGASKKQAKRNAAEKFLAKFREFSPDNNVSLANALGSTIGCTWNTLRNSNGEKITSLRRNLLSIPNTDYIQMLGEIGKEQGFEITYLDIEELSVNGQYQCLAELSTSPITVCHGSGVSCGSAHSDAAHNALQYLKIMAERK; the protein is encoded by the exons ATGCCTCAGGGCGGACTCCATCCCGCGGCCCCGCCGCCAGCCCCTCAAGACAGTGGCACCTTCAG GTTGGGGAAAATGATCACAGCCAAACCTGGGAAAACACCAATTCAGGTGTTACATGAGTATGGCATGAAGACCAATAACGTACCTGTTTATGAATTTGAAAGAGCCGATGGACATGCAAATACGCCAAGTTTCACCTTCAGAGTGACAGTTGGTGATATAACCTGCTCAG GTGAAGGTTCAagtaagaaaatggcaaagcataaAGCTGCAGAAGCTGCCATTGGTCATTTGAAAGCAAATGCAAGTCTTTG ttttgCAGTTCCAGACCCAATGGCTCCTGATCCTTCCAAGCAACCAAAGAATCAGGCTAATCCTATTGGTTCATTACAG GAACTGGCTATTCAGCATGGCTGGAGACTTCCCGAGTATACACTTTCTCAGGAGGGAGGACCTGCTCATAAGAAAGAGTTCACCACGATCTGCAGACTTGAATCATTTATAGAAACTG gaaaagGGGCATCAAAAAAACAAGCCAAGAGAAATGCTGCTGAAAAGTTTCTTGCCAAATTCCGTGAATTCTCTCCTGATAACAATGTTTCCTTA GCAAATGCACTAGGAAGTACCATTGGGTGTACTTGGAATACTCTGAGGAATTCAAATGGGGAGAAAATAACATCACTGAGAAGAAACCTACTCAGTATCCCTAATACAGATTATATTCAGATGCTTGGAGAAATTGGAAAGGAACAAGGTTTTGAAATAACATATTTGGATATag AAGAACTGAGTGTGAATGGACAGTACCAGTGTCTTGCTGAACTTTCAACCAGCCCCATCACAGTCTGCCATGGTTCTGGGGTCTCCTGTGGCAGTGCTCACAGTGATGCAGCTCACAATGCCTTGCAGTATTTAAAGATAATGGCAGAGAGAAAGTAA
- the PRKRA gene encoding interferon-inducible double-stranded RNA-dependent protein kinase activator A isoform X2, producing MPQGGLHPAAPPPAPQDSGTFRLGKMITAKPGKTPIQVLHEYGMKTNNVPVYEFERADGHANTPSFTFRVTVGDITCSGEGSSKKMAKHKAAEAAIGHLKANASLCFAVPDPMAPDPSKQPKNQANPIGSLQELAIQHGWRLPEYTLSQEGGPAHKKEFTTICRLESFIETGKGASKKQAKRNAAEKFLAKFREFSPDNNVSLANALGSTIGCTWNTLRNSNGEKITSLRRNLLSIPNTDYIQMLGEIGKEQGFEITYLDIELSVNGQYQCLAELSTSPITVCHGSGVSCGSAHSDAAHNALQYLKIMAERK from the exons ATGCCTCAGGGCGGACTCCATCCCGCGGCCCCGCCGCCAGCCCCTCAAGACAGTGGCACCTTCAG GTTGGGGAAAATGATCACAGCCAAACCTGGGAAAACACCAATTCAGGTGTTACATGAGTATGGCATGAAGACCAATAACGTACCTGTTTATGAATTTGAAAGAGCCGATGGACATGCAAATACGCCAAGTTTCACCTTCAGAGTGACAGTTGGTGATATAACCTGCTCAG GTGAAGGTTCAagtaagaaaatggcaaagcataaAGCTGCAGAAGCTGCCATTGGTCATTTGAAAGCAAATGCAAGTCTTTG ttttgCAGTTCCAGACCCAATGGCTCCTGATCCTTCCAAGCAACCAAAGAATCAGGCTAATCCTATTGGTTCATTACAG GAACTGGCTATTCAGCATGGCTGGAGACTTCCCGAGTATACACTTTCTCAGGAGGGAGGACCTGCTCATAAGAAAGAGTTCACCACGATCTGCAGACTTGAATCATTTATAGAAACTG gaaaagGGGCATCAAAAAAACAAGCCAAGAGAAATGCTGCTGAAAAGTTTCTTGCCAAATTCCGTGAATTCTCTCCTGATAACAATGTTTCCTTA GCAAATGCACTAGGAAGTACCATTGGGTGTACTTGGAATACTCTGAGGAATTCAAATGGGGAGAAAATAACATCACTGAGAAGAAACCTACTCAGTATCCCTAATACAGATTATATTCAGATGCTTGGAGAAATTGGAAAGGAACAAGGTTTTGAAATAACATATTTGGATATag AACTGAGTGTGAATGGACAGTACCAGTGTCTTGCTGAACTTTCAACCAGCCCCATCACAGTCTGCCATGGTTCTGGGGTCTCCTGTGGCAGTGCTCACAGTGATGCAGCTCACAATGCCTTGCAGTATTTAAAGATAATGGCAGAGAGAAAGTAA